A part of Brassica rapa cultivar Chiifu-401-42 chromosome A05, CAAS_Brap_v3.01, whole genome shotgun sequence genomic DNA contains:
- the LOC103867997 gene encoding protein SMAX1-LIKE 7, with product MPTPVTTARQCLTEETARALDDAVAVARRRSHAQTTSLHAISGLLTMPSSILREVCISRAAHSTPYSSRLQFRALELCVGVSLDRLPSSKPSPTTTTTTENEAEEEPPVSNSLMAAIKRSQATQRRHPETYHLHQLHGGVTQTTSVLKVELKYFILSILDDPIVSRVFGEAGFRSTDIKLDVLHPPVTRFPRSRCPPLFLCNVTESGSGRARFGYSGDFDENCRRIGEVLGRKDKKNPLLVGTCGGKALKTFSDSINRGKVGFLPLEISGLSVVSVAKEIGEMKLDELGRIVEQSCSKSKTGTVLNLGELKVLTSDALVSRLSELLKLHCEKLWFVGSVSSNEMYLKLIERFPTIDKDWNIHLLPITSSNQGVYPKSSLMGSFVPFGGFFSSTSDFRVPFSNSMNQSRLPRCHLCNEKCEQEVTALGKSGDQCSEKLPCWLRNVESEQDKGILRQAKDDPNTLASVQKKWDDICQRIHQTPAFPKLSFQPVRPQFPLQLVSTLQAENPPHQPGLSVKISKPKHIEDHTTRTTTNSPLSCVTTDLGLGTIYQESSTPVSLNRRGFELSKEKPLSRYCKDFKSLRELLSRKVGFQNEAVNAVSEIICGYRDDRSQLASATSNVWLALLGPDQVGKKKVATTLAEAFFGGRENCVCVDFKAQDRLDDRFRGKTVVDYIAGEVSKRVESVVFIENVDKAEFPDQVRLSDAVRTGKLRDSHGREIGMKNVIVLATTSNILDERVEYSEGRVLTPKKCKLQIKLADNANKNGLNKRRQELGTEGTELRAVKSQRSFLDLNLPVDETEANADEEAHAMSENSKAWLEDFFEQVDGKVTFKTIDFDGLAKNIQRSILSHFRRSFGHETRLEIESDAILQILAALRWSPDEEKTVDQWMQTVLSSSFAEARQKYNSNFSFAVKLVASQDSTAEEETAGIQLPARVEVI from the exons ATGCCGACACCGGTTACCACGGCGAGGCAATGTTTAACGGAAGAAACAGCACGCGCACTAGACGACGCGGTAGCCGTCGCGCGTAGGAGAAGCCACGCGCAAACGACGTCTCTCCACGCCATCTCCGGTCTCTTAACCATGCCTTCTTCGATTCTCCGCGAAGTTTGCATTTCACGCGCCGCTCACAGCACGCCGTACTCTTCCCGCCTCCAGTTCCGCGCGCTCGAGCTCTGCGTCGGCGTATCTCTCGACAGACTCCCTTCCTCGAAACCTTctccgacgacgacgacgacgacggagaaCGAGGCGGAGGAAGAGCCGCCGGTGTCTAACTCCCTCATGGCGGCGATCAAACGCTCTCAGGCGACTCAGAGAAGGCACCCGGAGACTTACCATCTCCATCAGCTCCACGGTGGGGTTACTCAAACGACGTCGGTTTTGAAGGTTGAGCTTAAGTACTTCATATTGTCGATACTCGATGACCCGATCGTGAGCCGGGTGTTCGGCGAAGCCGGGTTTCGGAGCACGGACATAAAGCTCGACGTGCTTCATCCTCCGGTGACGCGGTTCCCGCGTTCTCGCTGTCCTCCACTGTTTCTATGTAACGTAACCGAATCTGGCTCTGGTCGGGCGAGATTCGGGTATAGCGGTGACTTCGACGAGAACTGTCGGAGAATCGGGGAAGTGTTGGGTCGGAAAGACAAGAAGAATCCTCTTCTTGTCGGAACTTGCGGCGGTAAAGCGCTCAAAACGTTTAGTGACTCGATCAACAGAGGAAAGGTAGGGTTTCTGCCTCTGGAGATTAGTGGGTTAAGCGTCGTTAGTGTAGCGAAAGAGATCGGTGAGATGAAACTCGATGAGTTGGGGAGAATCGTGGAGCAAAGCTGCTCGAAATCTAAAACGGGGACGGTTTTGAATCTAGGAGAGCTCAAGGTCTTAACCAGTGATGCTCTCGTGTCGAGGCTCTCGGAGCTGTTGAAGCTTCATTGTGAGAAGCTCTGGTTCGTCGGGAGTGTGTCGAGCAACGAGATGTATTTGAAACTGATCGAGAGGTTCCCCACGATTGACAAAGACTGGAATATTCATCTTCTTCCTATTACATCTTCGAATCAAGGAGTTTATCCCAAGTCAAG TTTGATGGGATCATTTGTTCCATTTGGAGGCTTCTTCTCATCAACATCAGATTTCAGAGTACCGTTTAGTAACTCAATGAACCAGTCTCGTCTTCCTCGGTGTCATCTCTGTAACGAGAAGTGTGAGCAAGAAGTCACAGCCTTAGGTAAGTCCGGTGATCAGTGTTCAGAGAAGTTGCCTTGTTGGTTACGTAATGTGGAATCTGAACAAGACAAAGGGATTCTCAGACAG GCTAAAGATGATCCAAACACACTAGCTTCTGTGCAGAAGAAATGGGACGACATTTGTCAACGAATCCATCAAACTCCGGCGTTTCCTAAACTCAGCTTCCAGCCTGTTAGACCACAGTTCCCACTTCAGCTTGTTTCAACCCTTCAAGCTGAGAATCCGCCACACCAACCCGGTTTATCTGTAAAAATCTCGAAGCCAAAACATATAGAAGATCACACAACTCGCACAACAACGAACTCGCCTTTGAGCTGTGTTACAACAGATCTAGGGCTAGGAACAATCTACCAGGAGTCAAGCACACCGGTATCACTTAACCGGAGAGGCTTTGAGCTGAGCAAAGAGAAACCATTGTCACGGTACTGCAAAGACTTCAAGTCTCTCAGAGAATTACTCTCTCGGAAAGTAGGGTTTCAGAACGAAGCTGTGAACGCCGTTAGCGAGATCATCTGCGGATACAGAGATGATAGAAGCCAGCTAGCTTCAGCCACAAGTAATGTCTGGCTCGCTCTTCTTGGACCAGATCAAGTCGGGAAGAAGAAAGTAGCAACAACTCTCGCTGAAGCCTTCTTCGGCGGGCGAGAAAACTGCGTTTGCGTGGATTTCAAGGCACAGGACCGGCTCGACGATAGATTCAGAGGGAAAACAGTTGTTGACTACATCGCCGGAGAAGTGTCCAAGCGTGTGGAGTCTGTTGTTTTCATCGAGAACGTGGACAAAGCTGAGTTTCCTGATCAGGTAAGACTGTCTGATGCTGTGAGAACTGGTAAGCTCCGTGACTCGCACGGAAGAGAGATCGGTATGAAGAATGTTATAGTTTTAGCTACTACTTCGAATATTCTTGATGAGCGTGTCGAATACTCCGAGGGAAGAGTTCTCACCCCTAAAAAATGTAAACTCCAGATAAAACTCGCCGACAATGCTAACAAGAACGGTCTGAATAAGCGAAGACAGGAGTTAGGAACAGAGGGTACAGAGCTTCGAGCTGTAAAGTCTCAACGTTCGTTTCTCGATCTGAATCTTCCAGTGGATGAGACAGAAGCAAACGCAGATGAAGAAGCGCATGCAATGTCCGAGAACAGTAAAGCTTGGCTTGAGGATTTTTTCGAGCAAGTTGACGGGAAAGTGACGTTCAAAACGATCGACTTTGATGGGTTAGCGAAGAACATACAAAGGAGCATCTTGTCGCATTTTCGTCGGTCGTTTGGACATGAAACACGTCTAGAGATCGAAAGCGATGCGATCCTTCAGATTCTAGCTGCCTTGAGATGGTCACCAGATGAAGAGAAAACGGTTGATCAGTGGATGCAAACCGTTCTTTCTTCAAGCTTCGCTGAAGCGAGACAAAAGTATAATTCCAATTTTTCTTTCGCTGTGAAACTTGTCGCCTCTCAAGATTCTACCGCTGAAGAGGAAACGGCGGGAATACAGTTACCGGCGAGAGTTGAAGTGATCTAA